Proteins found in one Fulvitalea axinellae genomic segment:
- a CDS encoding TlpA disulfide reductase family protein, with product MLLKTGFTRLLSLFALGSVLLTSCGQEKKEDTKTLGSWRGEFSAQGKKIPFNFELHNHDGKYAVHLLNGDNNETIESVKVTADSLIIEMPVFDAKLEGAFKDGKIEGRLVKNYAEGYIIPFTAEHGKKFRFEARSGSSANFNGRWKVKFGHYSDDRFAVGIFKQEGSKVQGTFLTTTGDYRFLEGDVIGKTMYLSTFDGEHVYRFEGKMTEQGRIEGSYISGLKGKNTWSAIHDESVKLPDANSLTYVTDKSQKVSLELPNINGETLSFPGEKYKNKVTVLQILGSWCPNCLDETAFLSDYYKKNKDRGLEIIGLGYERRADFDYASKMLKKLQKRYDIQYDLVVAGKSGTKNVEKTFPMLNKIMSFPTTIILDRKGEIRNIHTGFSGPATGKAYEDFKKEFTEKMDELLNEQPS from the coding sequence ATGCTTCTGAAAACCGGCTTCACCAGATTATTATCCCTCTTCGCTCTTGGAAGTGTTTTGTTGACCTCTTGTGGCCAAGAAAAAAAAGAAGACACCAAAACTTTAGGCAGTTGGCGAGGTGAATTCTCCGCACAAGGGAAGAAAATCCCTTTCAACTTCGAGTTGCACAATCACGACGGAAAATATGCCGTACATTTGCTCAACGGAGACAATAACGAGACTATCGAAAGCGTAAAAGTTACCGCCGACTCGCTGATTATCGAAATGCCCGTTTTCGACGCCAAACTTGAGGGAGCCTTTAAAGATGGAAAAATAGAAGGCCGACTCGTAAAAAACTACGCCGAAGGCTATATCATCCCTTTCACGGCTGAGCATGGCAAAAAATTCCGTTTTGAAGCCCGCTCAGGCTCTAGCGCCAATTTCAACGGTCGTTGGAAAGTCAAATTCGGACATTATAGCGATGACAGATTTGCGGTAGGCATCTTTAAGCAAGAAGGGTCAAAAGTACAAGGCACATTCCTGACCACCACCGGCGACTACCGCTTTTTGGAAGGTGACGTAATCGGGAAAACCATGTACCTGAGTACTTTCGACGGCGAGCACGTTTATCGTTTCGAAGGAAAGATGACGGAACAGGGAAGAATCGAGGGCAGTTACATTTCAGGGCTGAAGGGCAAAAACACTTGGAGCGCAATCCACGACGAGTCCGTTAAGCTTCCAGACGCTAACTCCTTGACTTATGTCACTGACAAATCACAGAAGGTTTCGCTTGAATTGCCAAATATCAACGGCGAAACACTTAGCTTCCCTGGCGAGAAATACAAAAACAAGGTTACTGTCCTCCAAATCCTCGGCTCGTGGTGCCCAAACTGTCTTGACGAAACCGCTTTTCTGAGCGATTATTACAAGAAGAACAAAGATAGAGGCCTTGAGATTATCGGCCTAGGATATGAGCGCAGAGCGGATTTCGATTACGCTTCCAAGATGCTCAAAAAACTACAAAAGCGTTATGACATCCAATACGACTTGGTAGTAGCGGGAAAATCAGGGACAAAAAATGTTGAGAAAACATTCCCAATGCTCAATAAAATCATGTCGTTCCCAACTACTATAATTCTTGACCGCAAAGGCGAAATAAGGAACATTCACACTGGATTTAGCGGACCAGCCACCGGAAAAGCTTATGAAGATTTCAAAAAGGAATTCACCGAAAAAATGGATGAACTCTTGAATGAGCAACCTAGCTAA
- the hslV gene encoding ATP-dependent protease subunit HslV, which produces MKVRSTTVCAVIHNGKVAIGADGQATMGNTVAKNNVKKIRSLRNGTIVTGFAGSTADAFTLLERFEEKLNTYGGNMKRGAIELAKDWRTDRYLRKLEAMMIVADKEEVLIISGTGDVLEPENGVATIGSGSNYALASALSLKKHAEHLTAEEMVRESLTVAADICIYTNHNFVIQTVE; this is translated from the coding sequence ATGAAAGTAAGGTCAACGACGGTTTGCGCCGTGATTCATAACGGAAAAGTAGCGATAGGAGCTGATGGACAGGCGACTATGGGAAATACCGTAGCGAAGAATAATGTAAAGAAAATCCGAAGCTTGAGAAACGGCACTATCGTGACCGGGTTTGCGGGCTCTACCGCCGACGCTTTTACGCTTTTGGAGCGTTTTGAGGAAAAACTCAACACTTACGGAGGCAATATGAAACGAGGAGCCATCGAATTGGCGAAAGATTGGCGTACAGACCGCTACCTGCGTAAGTTGGAGGCAATGATGATTGTCGCTGATAAAGAGGAGGTTTTGATTATTTCCGGGACAGGAGATGTATTGGAACCGGAAAACGGTGTAGCCACTATCGGTTCGGGAAGTAATTATGCATTGGCTTCCGCTTTGTCATTGAAAAAACATGCGGAACATCTTACCGCAGAGGAAATGGTTCGTGAGTCATTGACTGTAGCGGCGGATATCTGTATTTATACAAATCACAACTTCGTGATTCAAACTGTGGAATAA
- a CDS encoding M64 family metallopeptidase, translated as MKYIYALLLIISNCWIGQNACAQGQYEKYFENYTLRLDYTQAGNSESQIVNFEQLRKEAEWAGPRKNLIDPFNYGQYRLMVYDSATQKLIFSRGYSTLFREWLDTPEATMRNRNFYETVVMPFPKNAVIVSIEKRQRDQTFKEIMRESIDPKSIYINKEQALQFPIKSVVDNGSPTEKIDVVVIPEGYTKSELGKFESDTRRFIDDFFETEPFKNHSKDFNFHLVMIPSEESGTDIPGKGIWKNTALNTSFYTFESERYLTTQDIKRVRDVAGLAPYDQIYILVNTEKYGGGGVYNYYNLCSSDHQQSLRVFTHEFGHAFGSLADEYAYGYSDPEHLYDLSVEPYEPNITTLADFASKWKDLTKKRTPIPTPDTKKYADKVGAFEGAGYVKTKIYRPVKDCKMRSNNTNDFCPVCTRSLIKMIDFYADRPVK; from the coding sequence ATGAAATATATATACGCCTTACTTTTAATCATTTCAAACTGTTGGATCGGGCAAAACGCCTGCGCTCAAGGACAATACGAGAAATATTTCGAAAATTACACGCTGAGGCTAGATTACACCCAAGCAGGAAACAGTGAATCGCAGATCGTTAATTTCGAACAACTTCGCAAAGAAGCCGAATGGGCTGGACCAAGAAAAAACCTGATCGATCCGTTTAATTACGGACAATACCGACTGATGGTTTATGATTCGGCCACTCAAAAGCTAATTTTTTCCAGAGGCTATAGCACCCTGTTCCGCGAATGGCTCGACACTCCGGAAGCCACAATGAGAAACCGTAATTTTTATGAAACGGTAGTGATGCCTTTTCCGAAAAACGCTGTTATCGTTTCGATAGAAAAGCGTCAAAGGGACCAGACGTTTAAGGAAATCATGCGGGAAAGCATCGACCCGAAAAGCATTTACATCAACAAGGAACAGGCTTTACAATTCCCGATCAAAAGCGTAGTCGATAACGGGAGCCCTACCGAAAAGATTGACGTAGTCGTCATTCCGGAAGGATACACAAAGAGTGAATTAGGGAAATTCGAAAGCGACACAAGGCGATTTATCGACGATTTTTTCGAAACGGAACCCTTTAAAAATCATTCGAAAGATTTCAACTTTCACCTAGTCATGATTCCTTCCGAGGAAAGCGGAACAGACATTCCCGGCAAGGGAATCTGGAAAAACACAGCCTTGAACACCAGCTTTTACACTTTCGAAAGCGAGCGTTACTTAACAACCCAAGATATCAAACGAGTGCGTGATGTGGCGGGATTAGCGCCTTACGACCAAATCTACATATTGGTTAACACCGAAAAATATGGCGGGGGTGGCGTTTACAATTATTACAACCTCTGCTCAAGCGACCATCAGCAGTCATTACGCGTTTTCACGCACGAATTTGGCCATGCTTTCGGTTCCCTCGCCGATGAATACGCCTACGGATACTCCGACCCCGAGCACCTGTATGATTTGAGTGTGGAGCCCTACGAGCCCAACATCACGACTTTGGCTGACTTTGCCAGCAAATGGAAAGACCTGACTAAGAAAAGAACCCCAATCCCAACTCCCGACACCAAAAAATACGCCGACAAAGTCGGAGCTTTTGAAGGTGCTGGCTACGTCAAAACCAAAATTTACCGCCCGGTAAAGGACTGTAAGATGAGGTCAAACAACACCAACGACTTCTGCCCCGTCTGCACCCGGAGCTTAATAAAAATGATAGACTTCTACGCCGACCGCCCCGTAAAGTGA
- a CDS encoding metalloregulator ArsR/SmtB family transcription factor: MFTEEQQENLERASKILKTIANPMRLGIVWLLKDGREMSVSQIHEILKKDQGLTSHYLTKLKDQGVLGSRREGKNCLYFIKNTDILNVFKCMKI; the protein is encoded by the coding sequence ATGTTCACAGAAGAGCAGCAAGAAAATCTTGAAAGGGCTTCGAAAATTCTGAAAACGATTGCCAATCCAATGAGACTTGGGATCGTTTGGCTTTTGAAAGATGGTAGGGAAATGAGTGTGTCGCAGATTCATGAGATACTGAAGAAGGACCAAGGCCTTACTTCGCATTACCTTACGAAACTTAAAGACCAAGGGGTGCTTGGCAGTAGAAGGGAAGGGAAAAATTGTCTGTATTTTATTAAAAATACGGATATCCTGAATGTTTTTAAATGTATGAAAATATAG
- a CDS encoding transporter, translating into MSFLTRAGFALVAVFLSVGATGALAQGCSDAGVCTAPGLSSGHTENEFRNFVSFEPTFGVGEEGTSVFSPSVVVGLALGKSTQVQLKVPYFVTSGDLGGASGIGDITVSAVRHLWNSGKMSMDATLGLRLPTGKTDLTDEIGGNDFVLPMVYQTGLGTLDLLAGVSMRYEKWLFAVGYQQPLSQDNKNTFLASGSETLSLPDDKAKQAKEYFSSKDLERAPDVVLRAERAFDIKSSSLSVGLLSVFHMGKDKVAGQDVDDSQGVTLNLSASWEYPVSDRVTVGVNAGTPLAVRKERPAGLTRGFVISPAVRIKF; encoded by the coding sequence ATGAGCTTTTTGACAAGAGCGGGGTTCGCTTTAGTGGCGGTGTTTCTGTCTGTTGGTGCAACAGGCGCTTTGGCACAAGGATGTAGTGATGCGGGGGTTTGTACAGCTCCGGGGTTGTCTTCGGGGCATACCGAGAACGAGTTCAGGAATTTTGTTAGTTTCGAGCCTACGTTTGGGGTGGGGGAAGAAGGGACTTCCGTTTTTTCGCCTTCAGTGGTCGTTGGTCTGGCCTTGGGTAAATCGACCCAAGTACAGTTGAAAGTTCCGTATTTTGTGACTTCGGGTGATTTGGGCGGTGCCTCAGGTATCGGTGATATCACGGTGTCGGCGGTGCGCCATCTGTGGAACTCTGGCAAAATGAGTATGGATGCCACGCTTGGTTTACGTTTGCCGACCGGTAAAACCGATTTGACTGACGAAATCGGAGGGAATGACTTTGTGTTGCCTATGGTTTACCAGACGGGCTTGGGCACGCTTGACCTTTTAGCGGGTGTGTCGATGAGGTATGAGAAGTGGCTCTTTGCCGTTGGGTACCAGCAACCGCTTAGCCAAGACAACAAAAATACATTTTTGGCTTCGGGTAGCGAAACATTGTCTCTTCCGGACGATAAGGCTAAGCAGGCAAAGGAGTATTTTAGCTCGAAAGATTTGGAAAGGGCTCCGGATGTCGTGCTGAGGGCCGAGAGAGCATTCGACATTAAATCGAGTTCGTTGTCTGTAGGGCTTCTGTCCGTTTTCCATATGGGAAAAGACAAAGTGGCAGGACAAGATGTGGATGACTCGCAAGGCGTTACGCTTAACCTAAGCGCAAGCTGGGAGTACCCTGTGAGTGATCGAGTGACTGTCGGGGTAAATGCGGGTACGCCACTGGCTGTTAGAAAAGAGAGACCGGCGGGATTGACCAGGGGTTTTGTGATTTCACCAGCGGTTCGGATCAAATTTTAA
- the coaD gene encoding pantetheine-phosphate adenylyltransferase, which translates to MKRVAIFPGSFDPFTKGHEDVVRRGTRIFDKIIIAVGHNTGKSGRYFDLDLMVGKIRETFDDIPDKVEVVVYQELTASLAKKYGANFIIRGLRNTTDFEYENSISQVNRHLNEELETVFLITSQQYAPVSSSIIREVHRYNGDVSDFLPYEL; encoded by the coding sequence ATGAAGAGAGTAGCGATATTTCCCGGATCATTCGATCCGTTTACAAAAGGGCATGAGGATGTTGTCCGAAGAGGAACGCGTATTTTTGACAAAATAATTATTGCGGTAGGCCATAATACCGGAAAGAGCGGAAGGTATTTTGACCTTGACTTAATGGTGGGTAAGATCAGGGAGACTTTTGATGATATTCCGGATAAAGTGGAGGTGGTGGTGTACCAAGAGTTGACAGCTTCCTTGGCAAAAAAATACGGTGCGAATTTCATAATCCGGGGCCTTAGAAACACTACGGATTTTGAGTACGAGAATAGTATCTCGCAGGTGAACAGGCATTTGAATGAGGAGTTGGAAACTGTTTTTTTGATTACTTCACAACAGTATGCGCCAGTAAGTTCTTCGATAATCCGTGAAGTGCATCGCTATAACGGTGACGTGTCGGATTTTCTGCCTTATGAGTTATAA
- a CDS encoding DUF3822 family protein codes for MIEITGHIEYKVIKRVKDNERFEVNDLHHYDLAVQVGMRDMQVMATDSRTGRCLLLEDYVLNDHENLDQFLELLHKVYDEHYVLSAGFWNSVTVSGKSGMYSFVPKEHFMAELAPHYLQLSCEVDDSVHVLYNEHKDLGFVNVFGIPWALVDFFERSYPSKEIVYTHQSSSLVEGIAKSLGKIDDKRMSMFADRFYMHLIAFDGDRLLFYNRFPIQRFEDYVKYVNINSKHLGIDTVLGEMTLWGFISHKTPHYRQLQRFIPNLTLGDRPEGLSFCYEFDELEDNQYFDVFQLRNSS; via the coding sequence TTGATCGAGATCACTGGGCATATAGAATACAAAGTAATCAAGCGGGTAAAAGACAACGAGCGATTCGAAGTCAACGACCTTCACCATTACGATCTCGCCGTTCAGGTGGGGATGCGTGATATGCAGGTGATGGCGACGGACTCTCGGACAGGGCGTTGCCTTTTGCTCGAGGATTACGTTCTTAACGATCACGAAAACCTTGATCAGTTTCTAGAGCTGTTGCACAAGGTCTACGACGAGCATTACGTTCTGTCGGCTGGATTTTGGAATAGCGTTACTGTTTCTGGGAAAAGCGGGATGTACTCTTTTGTTCCGAAAGAACATTTTATGGCCGAGCTGGCCCCGCATTACCTACAGTTATCATGTGAAGTTGATGACAGTGTACATGTTCTTTATAATGAGCATAAGGACTTGGGATTTGTGAATGTTTTCGGAATACCGTGGGCCTTGGTCGATTTCTTTGAGAGGAGTTACCCCTCGAAGGAGATCGTGTACACTCACCAGTCATCATCCTTGGTTGAGGGGATCGCTAAAAGTTTGGGGAAGATTGATGACAAGCGGATGAGCATGTTCGCCGATCGTTTTTATATGCATTTGATTGCGTTTGACGGTGATCGTCTTTTATTTTATAACAGGTTCCCAATACAGCGCTTTGAGGATTACGTGAAATACGTAAACATCAACAGCAAACACTTGGGAATAGACACCGTGTTGGGCGAGATGACGCTTTGGGGCTTTATTAGCCACAAGACACCTCATTATCGGCAATTACAACGGTTTATTCCGAACCTTACTTTAGGGGACAGGCCAGAGGGCTTAAGCTTCTGCTATGAGTTTGATGAATTGGAGGATAACCAGTATTTTGATGTTTTCCAATTACGGAATTCCAGCTAA
- a CDS encoding NUDIX hydrolase → MSGVCVRNDEILLVKHDYLGEKNYFWSPPGGGMQYGESAVECLRREFIEETGLEIEVGTQCFTHEFLSPPLHAIELFFEVRITGGALRKGLDPELAEDKQIIQRVEFVPFEQLKEFPEGTVHQIFEKCNTTEDLLSLRGFFLNGEPVV, encoded by the coding sequence GTGAGTGGGGTATGCGTTCGCAACGATGAAATTTTGCTTGTAAAGCATGATTATCTCGGAGAAAAAAATTATTTTTGGAGTCCTCCGGGAGGTGGAATGCAGTATGGTGAATCTGCGGTAGAGTGCCTGAGAAGGGAGTTTATTGAAGAAACAGGCTTGGAGATCGAAGTTGGGACACAGTGTTTTACGCACGAATTCCTGTCTCCGCCCTTACATGCGATTGAGCTCTTTTTTGAGGTACGGATTACGGGAGGGGCCCTACGGAAGGGGCTGGATCCCGAATTAGCGGAGGACAAACAGATAATCCAAAGAGTGGAGTTTGTGCCGTTCGAACAGTTAAAGGAGTTTCCGGAGGGGACTGTTCATCAAATCTTCGAGAAGTGTAATACAACGGAAGACCTGCTGTCGCTGAGAGGTTTTTTCCTCAATGGCGAACCGGTGGTCTGA
- a CDS encoding ATP-dependent DNA helicase, producing MTTEYKNNGFPDISGSLTRLFPHNPTEGQLRLFQLFGDLLQPSFSDTKALLLRGYAGTGKTSVIGALVKALPLSGYRYVLMAPTGRAAKVMSKYAKRRAFTIHKLIYRQVADGHTGEMAFRPQKNYATKTVFIVDEASMLSDDSGFGGQSLLSDLIEFVYTDSTNRLMLIGDDAQLPPVGQALSPGMDKAYLEANFALNVLEATLTEVVRQGQESGILYNATRLRASLAKSENDILFETKKYSDTFRMTSDKLEDGLRYAYDKYGTENTVIVCRSNRSAVQFNQYIRRVVHFYDEEIEAGDLLMVVRNNYSCLPSDSPAGFLANGDFAEVVKIVDFEERYGHRFACLSLRLPDFPEQPAFETMVMLDTLYSDAPSLGYAEYRKLFDSVKAEYADLTSKKALREALDKDPHLNALQIKFAYALTCHKSQGGQWNAVFVDQGYLTDDMLGTEYLRWLYTAVTRATDELFLVNFRPEFFGLSPEGFEF from the coding sequence TTGACTACAGAATATAAAAACAACGGTTTCCCTGACATTTCCGGAAGCCTAACCCGCCTTTTCCCCCACAATCCGACAGAGGGACAGTTACGGCTTTTCCAATTGTTCGGAGACTTACTCCAGCCCTCTTTTTCCGACACAAAAGCTCTTTTGCTCCGTGGCTACGCTGGTACCGGAAAGACTTCCGTAATCGGCGCCCTTGTAAAAGCACTGCCTCTTTCAGGTTATCGCTACGTCCTGATGGCTCCCACAGGAAGAGCGGCCAAAGTCATGTCCAAATACGCAAAAAGAAGAGCGTTCACCATACACAAACTCATATACAGGCAAGTCGCTGACGGCCATACAGGCGAGATGGCTTTCCGACCCCAAAAAAACTACGCAACCAAAACGGTATTTATCGTGGACGAAGCTTCAATGCTCTCCGACGATAGCGGATTTGGCGGGCAAAGTCTGCTTTCGGACCTAATAGAGTTCGTCTATACCGACTCCACAAACCGGCTTATGCTGATTGGAGACGACGCCCAGCTACCACCTGTTGGACAAGCCCTTAGCCCAGGGATGGACAAAGCATATCTGGAAGCGAATTTTGCGCTAAACGTCCTTGAAGCCACATTGACCGAAGTCGTTAGGCAAGGGCAAGAATCCGGAATACTATACAACGCCACAAGGCTCAGAGCTTCATTAGCAAAAAGTGAAAACGACATACTGTTCGAAACAAAAAAATATTCCGACACATTCCGGATGACATCCGACAAGCTTGAAGACGGACTCCGCTACGCATACGACAAATACGGAACCGAAAACACCGTGATCGTATGCCGGTCAAACAGGTCCGCGGTCCAATTCAACCAATACATCAGACGTGTCGTACACTTTTATGACGAAGAAATCGAAGCCGGAGACCTTTTGATGGTAGTCAGAAACAATTACTCTTGCCTGCCTTCGGATTCGCCCGCCGGATTCCTAGCCAATGGCGATTTTGCGGAAGTTGTGAAAATCGTGGATTTCGAAGAGCGCTACGGCCACCGCTTCGCTTGCCTAAGCTTACGCCTTCCCGATTTCCCGGAACAACCCGCATTCGAAACCATGGTTATGCTCGACACGCTTTACTCGGACGCCCCTTCATTAGGATACGCCGAATACCGGAAGCTTTTCGATTCTGTCAAAGCTGAATATGCGGACTTAACCAGCAAAAAGGCTCTACGGGAAGCGCTGGACAAAGACCCGCACCTTAACGCACTGCAAATAAAGTTCGCATATGCGCTAACGTGCCACAAATCACAAGGCGGACAATGGAACGCTGTTTTTGTGGACCAAGGCTACCTTACCGACGATATGCTCGGGACAGAATACCTCCGCTGGCTTTACACCGCCGTCACCAGAGCTACTGACGAACTCTTTTTGGTTAATTTCCGGCCCGAGTTTTTCGGGTTAAGTCCGGAAGGTTTTGAATTTTGA
- a CDS encoding DUF1573 domain-containing protein: MKLLNLLPILIGLLAFSSAKAQTTGKPHVYVADSVFTFGDIPQGKAVTKTVSIKNTGESPLLLHHVLTTCGCTALDWPQSPILPGKNASMKITFDSAGKSGRQNKVVRIVSNADNGSYIIRFTANIVPAKNKE; encoded by the coding sequence ATGAAACTTTTGAACCTACTCCCAATACTTATCGGATTGCTTGCATTTTCAAGCGCAAAGGCCCAAACGACCGGAAAACCTCACGTTTATGTAGCCGATTCCGTTTTCACCTTCGGCGACATACCACAAGGCAAAGCCGTAACCAAAACCGTATCCATCAAAAACACCGGCGAAAGCCCCTTGCTACTTCACCATGTACTAACCACATGTGGCTGCACGGCGTTGGACTGGCCCCAATCCCCAATCCTTCCCGGCAAAAACGCATCAATGAAAATAACATTCGACTCCGCCGGAAAATCGGGGCGACAAAACAAAGTCGTCCGAATAGTTTCCAACGCCGACAACGGATCATATATCATACGCTTCACGGCCAATATCGTCCCAGCAAAAAACAAAGAGTAA
- a CDS encoding DUF4494 domain-containing protein — protein sequence MNSWFLCKIKYKKEDDKGVLKSIAESYLVDAISFTEAEARIHEEVGSLISGEFLISNLNKTKILDVFGYDDADLWYRCKITYVLADEESGKEKKVTNFMLVAANDAKQAYDRITESLSTMLVPFRIPEVVETPILEIFRFKSSDQRVTPNLKPLSPQGTENAES from the coding sequence ATGAACAGCTGGTTTCTTTGCAAAATCAAATACAAAAAAGAAGATGACAAGGGTGTGCTGAAGAGCATCGCCGAGTCGTATCTCGTCGACGCTATTTCGTTTACAGAGGCCGAAGCCCGCATCCACGAAGAAGTCGGCAGTCTAATCAGTGGCGAATTTCTTATTTCAAACCTGAACAAGACCAAGATTCTAGACGTTTTCGGTTACGACGACGCTGATCTTTGGTACCGATGCAAAATCACTTATGTTCTGGCCGACGAAGAATCCGGTAAAGAGAAAAAAGTGACGAATTTCATGCTTGTTGCCGCAAACGACGCCAAACAGGCATACGACCGCATCACCGAAAGTCTCAGCACGATGCTGGTACCGTTCCGTATCCCGGAAGTGGTAGAGACTCCGATTCTGGAAATTTTCAGATTCAAATCATCTGACCAGCGTGTAACTCCGAACCTAAAGCCGTTATCGCCACAGGGAACGGAAAACGCCGAAAGCTAA
- a CDS encoding cold shock domain-containing protein → MTKGTVKFFNESKGYGFITEEGTNKDHFVHVTGLIDEIREGDYVEFDLEEGRKGLNAVNVKIA, encoded by the coding sequence ATGACTAAAGGAACAGTAAAATTCTTCAATGAGTCTAAAGGTTATGGATTCATTACTGAAGAGGGAACCAACAAAGATCACTTCGTACACGTTACAGGTTTGATCGACGAAATCCGTGAAGGTGACTACGTTGAATTTGACTTGGAAGAAGGAAGAAAAGGTCTTAACGCCGTAAACGTGAAGATTGCTTAA
- the cas6 gene encoding CRISPR-associated endoribonuclease Cas6, whose translation MRIRIVFILKNKGANVPFHHQFLLAQLVKGVILKGDNEELKKFPFYNFSGLKGQTKISRNGLHFFSSRVTLVFSSPSKEFNDYFLRELFKMQQVELGNLILVPESAELETAPEIKEVMKFICISPLVLIQPGFNDSQGKRFITPETDEFSDLLYESTMRRLASYGQFSEEQMASFSQFQLVPDLNYLNKIKESQKKFARIYPVYDQDVKYEVRGYTFPFTLFATKEVQEFVFTCGMGAYTHKGFGMLDIANSDPSVRTVKYEFERES comes from the coding sequence TTGAGAATTCGTATAGTATTTATCCTGAAAAACAAAGGGGCTAACGTCCCTTTTCATCACCAGTTTTTGCTAGCCCAGCTAGTGAAAGGAGTGATTCTGAAAGGAGACAACGAGGAGCTTAAGAAGTTCCCGTTTTACAATTTTTCAGGGCTGAAAGGACAGACTAAGATCAGTAGGAATGGTCTGCATTTCTTCTCGAGTAGAGTGACTTTGGTTTTCTCTAGCCCGAGCAAGGAGTTCAACGACTACTTCCTGCGTGAGCTGTTCAAGATGCAGCAAGTTGAACTGGGTAACCTTATTTTGGTTCCTGAGAGCGCTGAATTGGAAACGGCTCCGGAGATCAAAGAGGTTATGAAGTTTATCTGTATCTCTCCGTTGGTTTTGATCCAGCCTGGCTTTAACGATAGCCAAGGCAAGAGGTTCATTACGCCAGAGACGGACGAGTTTTCGGATTTGCTTTATGAGTCGACTATGAGAAGGCTGGCGTCATATGGGCAGTTTTCGGAGGAGCAGATGGCTTCGTTCAGTCAGTTTCAGCTTGTCCCTGACCTGAATTATTTGAACAAGATTAAAGAGAGTCAGAAGAAATTCGCTCGAATTTATCCTGTTTATGACCAAGACGTGAAATATGAGGTGAGGGGGTATACATTCCCGTTTACTTTGTTTGCCACAAAAGAGGTTCAAGAATTCGTGTTCACTTGTGGGATGGGAGCTTACACTCACAAAGGTTTCGGTATGTTGGATATCGCCAACTCCGATCCGAGTGTGCGTACCGTCAAATACGAGTTCGAGAGGGAGTCTTAA